TGACATCATCAGGAGCTGAACCAATCAGATCCCAATGATGACACCTGCACAGAGCCCAGGGAGCAGCGATGTAAATTTACTTATGGCGGTGGCAAAGGGATTAAAGCCCGATTGCTGGTGGAcccaactaaaggcccattcagacgggccgaatgtcgggcaaatgatgcccgacactcgtccctgcgtaCACTTGCTCCCTTGCTGTtatacaggagctagtatcgctggcttgctcacagaacGGCCGGCAGCGggttggctgcaggagatttctctcctcgctcccccgctcctctccattgacttaacatagcagccgttcaatactgaccGGCTGCTTttttcactgagcgatcagctcgtCGTCCAGCAccatatgctgcataaacaatgggcaATTAGGTGatcgctgattgctcagtgtaatagcagccgttcagtactgaacgaccgctgtattatgtcaatggagaggggcgggggagtgaggagagaaatgtcctgcagccgccccgctgtgagccaacgatgCAAGCTCCCCTGCAACAGCACTGCGGCCAGAATGTGTGgagacgaggggcggccatcacttgttccgtgtaaatgggccttaaagaacaccatgtgatcagcttattgttagTAGACCCTTCTGATAGGAAGTAAACAATCTGACCATTAAAAACAGTAATAAATGCAAACCCGTGCTAATTATTTTTAATACGTCTTATATCTTTATATCTATATTTGAATCTTTATATTTATATCTCATATTTGTCCCTAAAAGGGAGAGGTGCAGGAAAAGTATGAGAATAAAGGCCAGATAAGTGGCTAATCTTTCATCTTGGAacatcttaaaggggctgtccaggaagGGGAAGCATTTACCCAGGCCGACGTTGTTGGAACGTCCACTTCTGACCCAACTCTGACACCGGGTCACACGGTATGGACCCTCTCTGTGCCTGGTACATTATCTAAGGCTGATGGTTATTCTgctcattttaataactaagccGGCCCCCTTCTCCGAGGGTGAGTTATTACAACAAGCCGAACAGGCAGATCCCTGAGACGACATCACGAACAGACAGGGTCCATACCGCGTGACGCAGTGATCTAGGGAAGTATTTCCCCTCCCTGGATAAACTCTTTACAATGTTCAGCTCTGTATAATAACAAAGACTGACCCCCAGAAAAGGAGGTAAGcttagtaattaaaggggttgttcagttgtaaactacgaATGGCCtttctttaggataggtcatccatagtaaatAGGCGAGGGTCATAGTCCGGGACCTCtcgtgatcagctgttctctgggccagtgcaCTTGTGAACGGAGCTGATTgctgcaggaagtggacagcttcattctcattgcagtggcaaggcttggtattgcatgcattgaagtgaatgggaactttgcatgtgataccaagtctggccactgcagtgacgagggagctgtctgcttcctgtagaaatcagttcagtgtacAAGTGAAgcagcctggtgaacagctgattagcgggGGTTCTGGGTAACAGACCACTGCCAGTGTACTATTGATGGCTAATCCTACGGTTAGGTCattgatagtttacaactagatgaTCCCTTTATGTTAAGCTGTACAACCAATCCCCTTACATAAAGTCGCGGGCACAGAGAGGGTCCATACCATGTGACTCGGTGATGGAGTCAGGCCAGAAGTGGAAGTTCCAACAATGTTGGTTCAAGTGTTTACCttccctggacaactcctttaagttggGTTCTCAAAACCACTTACTGTATTTAACCCAATATCTTTACAGTACCACTACATACACATATTATAGCATGAAGGGGCTCGGTGAAGGTGGCAATAAAGGTGTATATGTGTTTAATGGGGTCACATAGCTCGTAAAAGGACAGCTGCCCAGCCTCATAATCCAGACAGATCCTGATTCTATCAGTGGTGATCCGGCGAAGTACCTGGATCACTTTACCATTGTGTCTCACCGCATGCTTAGTATTACCCCTATAACCATGGAGACCCCACGACTTGTTATTGCCTCCAACAAGGGACTTAATTCCACCCCGTCCTATACTGGGATAAGACATCCCCACCATCCATACCAAGGAATCGCCAACGTCCACATCCCAGTAGTGTCGCCCTGAGGAAAACCTATTGGTACTTAAAGCCTGGTAATCCTTGAACCTTTCCAAGTTCCATGGCCGATTCTGGTCTGTAAATGTCCTCTGGGCAATTGTCAGGTTGCCAGTTATACAGAGCTGGTTAGAAGCAGTTTTCAAGTCCAGTTTGATGTCTGCAGGCTCCTGGGGATAGAAAGTCACATTTTGAtcttgattattaacatttttggaaaacaaaaatggcaaaacGTCAGCATGAAACGTCCCAGAAATCACTGCCAAATTGACATCATGGGAATTGTGATGTTCACCATCATCTCCGTCCTCCTCAGAATGATTTCCACCTGCGTCTGGTTCTTGTAAGACAGTCACTGGGTTATCGGTGGTGCACAGCTCCTCCAGGTGAGTCATCTCACGAGACAGCGCAGACTTTCTTAATTCCACCTGCTGGATCTTTCTCGTTAGTTTCTTGAGGGCATTTCTCagttccttcttcttcttctcagaGGCCTCATATAAGTTCTCCACCCGATGGCCCCGATGTTCTCCCACCAAACTGCAGGACATACAGATACACGTGTCGTCCTCAGTGCAATAATATTCCAGGATCTTCTTATGAACGGGACATTTCCTGTCCTCCAGGTTGGCGCTGGGCTCGGTGAGGACGTGCTCTGCTGACTTGCTGTGAACTCTCAGGTGGTGATCACACAGCGAAGCCTCACAGTGCAGACAGGATTTAGCAGCCGGTACAGGTGAGTCCACGCAGTGGGTGCAGAAGATATTGGTGGCCTCTCGAAGTGGTTGGGTAAACAGGAACTTCCTCACGATCTTACACAGCGTTATGTTCTTCTGCAGCGCCGGCCGCTCCGGGAACTCATATCTGCATTCAGGACAGGAATAAACTCCAGAGCCGTCTTGTGTATCCATCATATGATCAATACAGACCCggcagaagttgtgtccacatctcaAGGTTACAGGGTCCGTAAAaatgctcagacagatggagcAGTCCAGCTCGTCTCTCAGATCTGCAGACGCCATGGCTGGCAgatgtttgcaagaatgcaaagTTTTGCCTTCTTAAGTATCTGCGGTTTGACTTGCATTACGAAGACGATGACAACACAGCAAGTTTTAGATCTCAGCAACAGGGGGCCGGTCTCTGTGACGGAGTTGTTTCTGGCAAGGGCTGGCCTGAGATTAAATATGTGCGTCACACCATGTTGTTAAAGACTGTTGTTCATACTGAAAGCAAGCCTGCACAACTTTACAGCCCCTCCCCCGCCCCGTCTAACTAGATTTCCTGCTACAATTATATTTGCAGGCAGCAGGCCGAGTGGACGGACTGGATGCGCAGAAGGGATTGTTAACTCCTGAGTTGGAGGCTGAGAAGTATTACTGCCACTCAATCCCATCAATAGCAAAAATGACCATTTTGTAAAGATTTTCTTCTTAATATTTTAGGGTTTTACAATCAAACGGCTTCATCTGCAGCGACGCGGATCTCATGAAGTCCAGGCTGAGATACATTGGAATCAAGGCTTCGGGATGCTACATTACTTGTTCCCAAGGAACATTGGATCCATGATTCAACCAGATCATGGCTGAGGTTTTACTGGGATAGAGTTATTATAGTATATCTCTGCACAATGAGGCCGCATTCAGACGAGGGTTTTGTTTtgcgtgcctatgtgcgcaaaaaaaatgtgcgCCATGCATTAGCGCAAAACACATGAATGGGTAAGGTTTCATATGCACGGTGCAAGAGGCTTTGCCCATTCACtgcagcagctgctccacgaaggtcccctcatcactgaacactgtgacagcactgccacagtgttcagtgattaatggactccccgcggagatgaaggaatcccctgccacaactgtcacagtgtTTGGTGATTAGTGGActccccgcgaggatgaagaaatcctctgccacaactgtcacagtgtTAAGTGATTAATGGacttcccgcagggatgaaggaatcccctaccacaactgtcacagtgttcagtgattaatGGACTCACCATGGGGAGggaggaatcccctgctacagctgccacagtgttcagtgattaatggactccccgcggagatgaaggaatcccctgccgcaacTGTCACAGTGTTTGGTGATTagtggactccccacggggatgaagaaatcccctaccacaactgtcacagtgttcggtgATTAATGGacttcccgcagggatgaaggaatcccctaccacaactgtcacagtgttcagtgattaatGGACTCACCATGGGGAGggaggaatcccctgctacagctgtcacagtgtttagtgatgaggggactccccgcggggatgaggaatcccctgtcacagctgtggcagaggagtgcgatgctatcccattcctTTCAGTGGGGCCGATGCTGtaaacaatgggatgaaggcaaaccCCGTAGGGATTTCCGggcaagggcttaaaatataagccctcccctgaaaataagccctggctgcttgaaaaaaaaccccatcacctctccagcgctGTCCAGCAGCAGTgcgtctaccccccccccccctccctctccttcctCTGGCTCCTGTtttaaagcattttcttctggccggggattttaaaatcctttcaggaggcggggctttTAAATCCCCGGTTAGAAGAAAAAGGCTTAGAACAGTGCCCAGGAGCCGGGAGGAAGACGCGCCAGTGCTGGACAGTACTGGACAGcgctggagaggtgatgtattattatttttttcaagcaGCAGTTTTCAATCTCACTACGATTGGTTGCCAAGGAGAGCTGAGTGAGGAAGTGGGAGGGCTCtgtcactgtgattggctgacagggaaACTGAGAGAAAAAATGGGAGGGTTGTGTCACTGATTGACTGCCAGCTAaatctaaggctacattcacacgggcgaacatgatattgggccgagaaaccCAACCCAATATCACGCTAATCAACCTGCATTTGACCCGCAGATTCaaggcatttttcatgcaaaaacacctGGCATCACGTTggggatactgtgatcctccGGCGCTTCTCATGTGCtccagaggatcggcaagtgtttcccagtgatttcaatgggaagcatcatatcgcactcgcatgcacatcgtaCGACAtgtgatgtgtttgactgtcccattaaaaacaatggacgatgccTTCCGAGGGAACGtgataaaataggacatgctgtgatttttaagcTCGCAGCATCGTTCTGAGGGAAGACATTACTCATGTGTAGGGCTCATTctaaagaatagggttcatattcgctagagttttgtgcatctcgcaacgtgcAAAACCTGAATGTGAATGTAGTCTTAGGGGAATGGATGGATTTTGTTACTGTGATTGACTGCCAGGGTGACCTGAAAGATGAACTGCGAGGGTTCTGTGTCTGTGATTGGAGGCCAGGACGACTTGAGTAAGGACGTGGGAGGGCTCTGCCACTGTGATTGGTGGAAAGCAAGACTTGGGTGAGGAAGTGGGAGGGTTCTGTGACTGTGATTGGTGGAAAGCAAGACTTGGGTGAGGAAGTGGGAGGGTTCTGTGACTGTGATTGGTGGAAAGCAAGACTTGGGTGAGGAAGTGGGAGGGTTCTGTGTCTGTGATTGGTGGAAAGCAAGACTTGGGTGAGGAAGTGGGAGGGTTCTGTCACTGTGATTGGTGGAAAGCAAGACTTGGGTGAGGAAGTGGGAGGGTTCTGTGACTGTGATTGGTGGAAAGCAAGACTTGGGTGAGGAAGTGGGAGGGTTCTGTCACTGTGATTGGTGGAAAGCAAGACTTGAGTAAGAGAGTGGGAGGGTTCTGTCACTGTGATTGGTGGAAAGGAGGACATGAGTGAAGGAGTGGGAGGGTTCTGTCACTGTGACTGATTGCCAGGGAGAGCTGAGAGAGGAAGTAGGATAGTTCTatcattgtgattggctgacagggaaACTGAGATTAAGAATGGAAGGATGGTTTCTGTGATTGACTGCCAGCTAAATGtaagttaggctacattcacagcgCGATGCGTCCCATTGGAAACATTGggcaatgcgttccgagggaTCGGGAAAAAATAGGGCGTTCAGTCATTTTTCTCCTCGCAGCATCGCTCGTGTATATCAttttattcaaaagaatggggttcatatttgcatgAATTTTGTGTGTTTCGCAACGCACAATCGCTACgtgaggggggaagggggaattTTGTCACTGTGATTGACTTCCAGGGTGACCCGAGTGAGGATATAGGTGGGTTCTGTCACTGGGATTTCGTTGGCTTCTTTATCATGGGAACAAAGTGCCTTGTTTTACCAAAGTTGGGAGAAGCCCTACACATGTGGTCATCGTCCGATCTTGGCAAAACTGTCCAGCATGCTTACCTGTGCCATCACCTGCTCTTCTACATGTCCTAATATGTGCTGGACCCTAAGAGACCTGGAAATGCTCATGCGCAGGGACGGAaccataggggatgcagttgccacCGGGCCCAGGACCCGTAGGTGGCCCATAGGGCTTATCTTCTCTATAATAAGCATAgtagtataaataaagcattatagttgggggccctgttacagattttgcattggggcccagaagcttcaagttacccctccgCTCATATTGACCTCTGCCTTTTTTGGCTGTACTATATATCTCTACCTCTACCTGTGATTTTTTGCTACCCAAGCTCTCCCACTTCTTGCCCTCATTGCCCATCCACTGTTGCCCCCTCCATGCCAGAAACATTATACTACTAATTTTATACTAATTATAATAATGTAGAACTAACCTGCAATTCCAGTGAATCTCCATTTGGCTCGTAATCTCCGTATTAATTGCAGCACATTTTTAATAAACAATCCCACCTGTCTTGCTTGAGGGATAACAGAGGTTAATAAAATCTGTACTGAGAGCTGAGGTTGCAAGATAACAGTAGCGGTACGTGTGAGCTTTCATATGTCTTCTGCTTGCTCCAGCGCTCCACCACCCCATGCTGGGTTCAAAAATGGAAATTTAATTAAAATGAATAATTAAAGGCGCAGCGTAATTGCTGTCCTGTTCGTTTGTGATGGTCTCAGCTCAACGTCTCGTGGATTGAAGAgccagtatttttttttgcattaagcaATGGTTTTATTTCACCACTTACTATATTAAGACTGAATTTCCCCAGAATGAAGGTAACCCAACTTTTGATAAAGTGTGTGGTCACCCCTTCAGATACAGTTGGATTACATGGATTGCCATGGCATGCCATTGCTTTCAGCAGCATTGTCAGCACCAGGTGAGCACGAACTGTATCTCTTGCCAGGGTCTCTTGGCACCAGTGGGCATTACACTGATCCATTTGCATCTATGGCCTCCCACACCAGTGCCGGATGGTGCCATAAGCATCTTCAGTGTCTACCATGGTTGGTCATGTCACCACTGTTCATCCTGCTCCATCTGTGAAATAATGCATGAGGGCTCACTTTAGACTTTAGACTTTTTAGTTGCAAGGAGTCATAATATGTCACCCAAAGGCTTCAGTCCGCCCCTATTGTACCTCCATAGGCCACCAGTTTGCTCTGGAAGCATATGAAGAATGCTCCATTGGATGACATTATGGAAACTAACCCCATAATGTGGCAGCCCAGTGAGTACCATATGAGAATACACTAGTGTGGCTCCATACTACCGAGCTACAGAGATTCGGAGTACTTCTATACAACTTTTTGCATAAGGCAAAACCTTATGAAACTTATTTAAGGCCAGAATATTATGAGAATACATAGCTCCGCAAAGCAATAAATTTGGGTAAATTTGAGTTACACCCCAGTATGGTCACCACCATGGTTGACTTCCTGGTGTTCTTTTTCATTGTTTATGTGactactttgaaaaaaaaaagcaaacctttaaactGGCTACTTCAGCAGTCACAACAGGCTGGTGCTTCCTGTGGTCTACAAATCACTTATCTACTTTGTTATGTAGAGTAGAACAGAATGAGCAGAGCCATCTCATTATGATTAGAGGGTATAAACAATAAGGCAGCGCTCCAAGGGAGGGACAAAAAATTATTACAAAAGCTGGAACAGAATCAGATCAACTGATACAAATTATTATAAATACTCAGTCGTGTCCAGATGAATCCATGAGGGGTTTCCACAGATATTGTTCAGTGGTGAAGAGGAAACGGTCTGCCGATCATTTAGAAATCCCACATGATGTGGGAGAGTGGCTTGAAAGTGCTCCAGTCATAATGTATGGCGGAGACAGACGACCCATACGGCCACACAGAGGATCCGGCATAATTGATCTCCTGTAGAAGTGGATCTGCATCTCTGGAGAGGTGCACCCTATAAGCCGCTTCGGTCTGATCGTGTCTGTCAGGGTAGTGAGCCTTCTCCATCTTCCTGTTGCCTACAACTATCTACACGTCTATCGGCACTAGGGGTGCCTTATCAGAGGCACCTCCATGAAGTAAGGGACATGCTTCAATACTATTTTCTTTGGAATAATAACACCGCCTGAGCGCtgaaattttctttttgtttatatCATTAGAGGGTGAAAGGTTTAATGCCCTCTCAAGTACTGCTGGAGACCAAGATAAAGCAAAGTAGCAACAATatatgttataaatagagatgagcgagcgtactcggccacgcccctttttcacccgagcgccgcgattttcgagtacttccgtactcgggtgaaaagattcgggggcgccgtgggtgagtggggggttgcagcggggattgggggggaaagggagagagagagggctcccccctgttccctgctgctaccccccgctccgccacgcctccccccgttccccggcaccccccgaatcttttcacccgagtacggaagtactcaaaaatcgcggcgctcgatcgagtaattactcgaaacgagtaggttcgctcatctctagttataaatgcatctgttctgCATGCAGCTTCCCTGCCATAAGGttcacttgtcagctttgctgtatgGACTGTGACAGAATGAGCAGGGTCATCTTATTATCATTAGAGGGTGAAAGGTTTAATTACATCTCAAGTACTACTAGAGGATAGTAACACTATACATT
The nucleotide sequence above comes from Eleutherodactylus coqui strain aEleCoq1 chromosome 2, aEleCoq1.hap1, whole genome shotgun sequence. Encoded proteins:
- the LOC136609888 gene encoding E3 ubiquitin/ISG15 ligase TRIM25-like, whose product is MASADLRDELDCSICLSIFTDPVTLRCGHNFCRVCIDHMMDTQDGSGVYSCPECRYEFPERPALQKNITLCKIVRKFLFTQPLREATNIFCTHCVDSPVPAAKSCLHCEASLCDHHLRVHSKSAEHVLTEPSANLEDRKCPVHKKILEYYCTEDDTCICMSCSLVGEHRGHRVENLYEASEKKKKELRNALKKLTRKIQQVELRKSALSREMTHLEELCTTDNPVTVLQEPDAGGNHSEEDGDDGEHHNSHDVNLAVISGTFHADVLPFLFSKNVNNQDQNVTFYPQEPADIKLDLKTASNQLCITGNLTIAQRTFTDQNRPWNLERFKDYQALSTNRFSSGRHYWDVDVGDSLVWMVGMSYPSIGRGGIKSLVGGNNKSWGLHGYRGNTKHAVRHNGKVIQVLRRITTDRIRICLDYEAGQLSFYELCDPIKHIYTFIATFTEPLHAIICVCSGTVKILG